In one window of Arctopsyche grandis isolate Sample6627 chromosome 6, ASM5162203v2, whole genome shotgun sequence DNA:
- the LOC143913169 gene encoding uncharacterized protein LOC143913169: protein MSEPGAAPRSPRQPRMGPAPFASFEDLSDEVRPKGDSPDEKPVIRLPDISEDESAIKVGASHPGPQAPNPTQVEEAPESQQYLGAMENLGPHVTTLQAGSLQTPSTPRIDISRASSSSHHDSRDSSPENAIFGIGDCTHDKEGAKLGLGFREDGTADLRSSTEELAFLEPNTVTAEKETSKQPSRRSPLMFKHEDHHRKDSQCSDIVLLSISGRTSRLSSIGSQGSAHSNVSAHSNMSHISVHSNVSHISGHSRLSVISGVSRSPSPHKMLLETSFCGPKPLENEVGVVGNDKNHADVLEQVLLSRKHDPRDAILAEGISVNKPKEISIVKNTPVTSVVSIEKPRPAPVVSAPVVSASIVSAPVVSAPVLSAPVLSAPVVSAPVEPKVINVKKPVPEPPPRESITSPVVTVSTLGASYKSDKRTSVSSVKSEVLPKSEPVPKSKPTVVASKKMTPKMPVKTSTSSSSKETEFIRIKLKPDHMYQDDADHSSQETMQKPVSLNLSEHSKKNAQHFSQLVKREDSLNKISQYDEVTDHQKSTSHPDSNTQVSNITPSASPKQLKQCGVRDKDHGSRTPSPAGRTPSRKSSFCSLFKSRETIASPESPTGSASKRKGISSIIKDTSGSIHSSRSRSKSRDRDKSGSATPTSGGKQKGSVLAIFKPNRKSSASPVARESLPNLEGIQPVEYKFSSEAKSVQNLKSTQKEKLRYYEAPVDGFIIIPLHTPSDEEEKLILSKEKIQTKPIVHDEISVPHVRVDRPVSAPSSSRPSISQPPISHPSVSAVEKNVVQKAAAKQNQDPVTKQIILPDGSIRIPLHSPSEDKLVRCDLMSEHEARELNRRCSNISTKKNGSSEKNSQKSSSEKTSEKVSEKTSSGSISSFTDTSKHEAKIVDSLDSVELVDPIGSMPEAVIEVDIEKKPDEEKMSAQAKKHIIFTTKVGSKEQLFSMQFSLSKTDSQSSQMSENRSQISEESVIEVQLSDRKQEETTYTIPPRSPSIEVKFDQPPLKPLPTTHIGEVSRFESDEAFVHSKDMTESKHSVVSNISSEKSKESPITTCRNSAISESVSPRNSVLSTDDVMQDSSESERDSELDFVRKKQLQALEKAGRPEPEIVDHERKGLVMQQDSFDDELPYVPTTLPLERSVALPIVPVKQRQCIEMKTCPIERPRSTTPINPSCLEEYCSDEVYTPDASAKERLKISLPKDETPDKPKAKQKAKSPRRVTSGSSSKTWFEFAEQGIMNTSVRKASVGHESDSDAAPPLPPRAPVPKSQWINFENIPERRKVPKRIQTIPSRTNPEVGSETNVVYTYVNPEDCKCECHETSKDITGDDATPEKEEDEEPLLDDCAENEGMSAPPVESVHVRRRNDSGRERRVPNSKSSTEHSYNHRPMCSGVRASEPYITDVNTGSNRSSVTSQDADRSSSSGSPNDCVSLPRRPPRSP from the exons ATGAGCGAGCCAGGGGCGGCGCCCCGCTCCCCAAGACAACCCCGCATGGGCCCCGCGCCCTTCGCCTCCTTCGAAGACCTCTCTGACGAGGTGAGACCAAAA GGGGACAGTCCTGATGAGAAGCCTGTGATTCGTTTGCCTGATATCAGTGAAGACGAGTCAGCTATTAAAGTCGGGGCTTCTCATCCGGGGCCTCAGGCCCCAAACCCAACTCAGGTCGAGGAAGCCCCAGAGTCTCAGCAATACCTTGGTGCGATGGAAAATTTGGGTCCACATGTAACGACTCTACAAGCGGGAAGCTTACAAACTCCATCAACTCCTAGAATAGACATATCGAGAGCGTCGAGTTCCAGCCACCACGATTCCAGGGACAGCTCTCCAGAAAATGCAATATTCGGCATTGGAGACTGCACACACGACAAAGAAGGCGCCAAACTAGGACTCGGTTTTAGAGAAGATGGCACTGCCGATCTGAGATCGTCCACGGAAGAGTTAGCTTTTTTAGAACCCAACACTGTCACCGCGGAGAAGGAGACTTCGAAGCAACCTTCGCGTAGATCGCCGCTTATGTTCAAACACGAGGATCACCATAGAAAAGATAGTCAATGCTCAGATATAGTTCTATTATCGATTTCAGGTAGAACAAGTAGACTTTCAAGCATCGGCAGCCAGGGATCGGCCCACTCTAATGTTTCAGCGCATTCCAACATGAGCCATATATCAGTACACAGCAATGTTAGTCATATATCTGGACACAGTCGTTTATCAGTTATATCAGGCGTATCTAGATCTCCTTCTCCGCACAAAATGCTATTAGAAACATCGTTTTGTGGGCCAAAGCCGCTAGAGAACGAAGTAGGCGTTGTAGGAAACGATAAAAACCACGctgacgttttggaacaagtttTACTTTCGAGAAAACATGATCCCAGGGACGCCATATTGGCGGAAGGGATATCTGTTAATAAACCTAAAGAAATCTCCATCGTGAAAAATACACCTGTGACTTCAGTAGTATCGATTGAAAAACCTCGTCCAGCTCCTGTTGTATCAGCTCCTGTTGTATCTGCTTCTATTGTATCTGCTCCTGTTGTATCTGCTCCTGTTCTATCTGCTCCTGTTCTATCTGCTCCTGTTGTATCTGCTCCCGTGGAACCCAAAGTGATAAATGTGAAAAAACCGGTTCCAGAACCTCCACCTAGGGAGTCAATCACTTCTCCAGTTGTTACAGTATCTACATTAGGTGCTAGTTACAAAAGCGATAAAAGAACAAGCGTATCGTCTGTTAAAAGTGAAGTATTGCCAAAGAGTGAGCCGGTGCCAAAAAGCAAACCGACTGTGGTGGCGTCGAAGAAAATGACCCCAAAAATGCCTGTAAAGACTTCCACATCTTCATCATCCAAAGAAACTGAATTTATAAGAATCAAACTTAAGCCTGATCATATGTACCAAGACGATGCCGATCACTCATCGCAAGAAACCATGCAGAAGCCGGTTTCTTTAAATTTAAGTGaacattctaaaaaaaatgcACAGCATTTTTCACAGCTAGTTAAACGTGAAGatagtttaaataaaatttctcaaTACGACGAAGTGACTGATCATCAAAAATCAACATCTCATCCGGATAGTAATACACAAGTGTCTAATATCACACCTAGTGCTAGTCCtaagcaattaaaacaatgtggAGTAAGAGATAAGGACCACGGTAGTAGAACGCCATCTCCCGCTGGGAGGACACCGTctagaaaatcgtcattttgtTCATTATTCAAATCGAGAGAAACAATAGCAAGCCCGGAATCACCTACAGGTTCAGCGTCAAAAAGAAAAGGAATATCGAGCATCATTAAAGATACTAGTGGAAGTATACACAGTTCAAGATCAAGAAGTAAAAGCAGAGATAGAGATAAATCGGGGTCTGCCACGCCAACTTCTGGAGGAAAACAAAAGGGTTCAGTTTTAGCTATTTTTAAACCAAATAGGAAATCCAGTGCATCACCTGTTGCACGTGAAAGCTTGCCAAATTTAGAAGGTATACAACCAGTGGAATATAAATTTAGCTCAGAGGCGAAAAGTGTTCAAAACCTAAAGTCAACCCAAAAAGAGAAGTTAAGATATTATGAAGCGCCGGTggatggttttattataatcCCTCTACATACTCCATCAGATGAAGAGGAAAAGCTCATTCTGAGTAAGGAAAAGATACAAACGAAACCAATTGTGCACGACGAAATTTCAGTTCCTCATGTCAGAGTAGATAGACCAGTTAGTGCTCCAAGCTCAAGTAGACCTTCAATTAGCCAACCTCCAATTAGTCATCCTTCAGTTAGCGCAGTAGAAAAGAACGTTGTTCAAAAGGCAGCTGCGAAGCAAAATCAAGATCCAGTTACAAAACAAATCATTCTTCCTGATGGTAGCATAAGAATACCTCTACATTCGCCAAGTGAAGATAAATTAGTACGGTGCGATCTTATGTCGGAACATGAAGCGCGGGAGTTGAATCGAAGGTGCAGTAATATATCCACTAAAAAGAATGGCTCGTCTGAAAAAAACTCTCAGAAATCATCTTCTGAAAAAACATCGGAAAAGGTCTCAGAAAAAACTTCATCAGGTAGCATATCGTCATTCACGGATACATCGAAACACGAGGCAAAAATAGTAGATTCCCTCGATTCCGTCGAATTAGTCGATCCAATAGGAAGTATGCCTGAAGCAGTGATTGAagtcgacattgaaaaaaagcCAGACGAGGAGAAAATGAGCGCTCAGGCAAAAAAGCATATCATTTTTACAACGAAAGTAGGAAGTAAAGAGCAACTGTTTAGCATGCAATTCAGCTTATCCAAAACTGATAGTCAATCCAGTCAAATGTCTGAAAATCGCAGTCAAATATCTGAAGAGAGCGTCATAGAAGTTCAATTGTCCGATAGAAAGCAAGAAGAGACCACCTATACAATACCACCAAGATCGCCATCGATAGAAGTCAAATTTGATCAGCCACCTCTGAAACCTCTTCCCACAACCCACATAGGTGAAGTCAGTAGATTTGAAAGCGACGAAGCGTTCGTTCACTCCAAGGATATGACCGAATCGAAACATTCGGTCGTATCGAATATTTCAAGCGAAAAGTCAAAGGAATCTCCAATTACGACTTGTAGGAACTCGGCAATCTCGGAAAGTGTCAGCCCGAGGAATTCGGTTCTATCTACTGATGACGTCATGCAAGATTCTTCTGAATCGGAAAGGGATTCGGAATTGGATTTCGTTCGGAAAAAACAATTACAGGCGCTCGAGAAAGCCGGTCGACCCGAGCCTGAAATTGTGGATCACGAGCGGAAAGGGTTAGTGATGCAACAGGACTCTTTCGACGACGAACTTCCGTACGTACCCACAACTTTACCTTTAGAGAGATCGGTTGCTCTCCCAATAGTTCCAGTGAAACAGAGGCAGTGCATAGAAATGAAGACTTGTCCGATAGAACGACCTCGTTCAACAACCCCCATAAATCCCAGCTGCTTAGAGGAATACTGTTCAGATGAAGTGTATACACCCGATGCGTCAGCAAAAGAACGACTGAAAATAAGCCTGCCGAAAGACGAAACACCAGATAAGCCTAAAGCGAAACAGAAAGCAAAATCTCCGAGAAGAGTCACTAGTGGGTCTAGCTCTAAGACATGGTTTGAGTTTGCCGAACAGGGTATAATGAACACTTCAGTCAGAAAAGCGTCAGTAGGACACGAATCTGATTCGGATGCTGCGCCTCCTCTGCCCCCCAGAGCTCCGGTGCCAAAGTCACAGTGGATCAACTTTGAAAATATACCAGAGCGTAGAAAAGTACCGAAGAGGATACAGACAATACCCAGTAGGACTAACCCAGAAGTCGGTAGCGAGACGAACGTGGTGTACACTTACGTCAATCCTGAGGATTGTAAATGCGAGTGCCACGAAACAAGCAAGGACATTACCGGAGACGATGCGACGCCTGAAAAAGAGGAGGATGAGGAACCACTTTTGGATGATTGTGCAGAAAATGAAGGAATGAGCGCACCACCTGTTGAAAGTGTGCACGTGAGAAGAAGGAACGATAGTGGAAGAGAAAGGCGAGTACCCAACAG tAAATCTTCAACAGAACACAGTTATAATCATCGTCCAATGTGTAGTGGAGTACGAGCCAGTGAACCGTACATAACAGATGTGAATACGGGCAGTAATAGATCAAGTGTCACATCCCAG GATGCTGATCGATCATCATCTAGTGGTTCTCCAAATGATTGTGTATCCCTGCCCCGTCGTCCCCCGCGCTCACCCTAG